The following coding sequences are from one Paenarthrobacter ureafaciens window:
- a CDS encoding putative quinol monooxygenase yields the protein MIFIVVKFKVKPDWSERWLDLVADFTQATREEPGNLWFDWSRSVEDPNEFVLVEAFQDDAAEAHVNSAHFKKAMADMPQALAETPHIISRQLEGSGWDRMGELTID from the coding sequence ATGATTTTCATTGTGGTCAAATTCAAGGTGAAACCCGACTGGTCGGAGCGTTGGCTGGACCTGGTGGCCGACTTTACCCAGGCCACGCGCGAAGAACCGGGCAATCTGTGGTTCGACTGGTCCCGCAGCGTGGAAGACCCGAACGAGTTCGTCCTGGTGGAAGCGTTCCAGGACGACGCCGCCGAGGCCCACGTGAACAGCGCGCACTTCAAGAAGGCGATGGCTGACATGCCCCAGGCCCTCGCCGAAACCCCGCACATCATCAGCCGCCAGCTCGAAGGCAGCGGCTGGGACCGCATGGGCGAGCTGACCATCGACTAG
- a CDS encoding DUF503 domain-containing protein, with the protein MWIGWVEFDVLLGDVHSLKEKRSLVRPVVAELKRRFDVSASETGLQDQHRRALIGAALVAPDHGHLREVLDAVERFVAARPELELLSARQREIHSED; encoded by the coding sequence ATGTGGATTGGGTGGGTCGAATTCGATGTGCTGCTGGGCGATGTTCACAGCCTCAAGGAGAAGCGCTCGCTTGTGCGCCCGGTGGTGGCTGAGCTGAAGCGGCGCTTTGACGTATCGGCCTCGGAGACCGGGCTTCAGGACCAGCACCGCCGGGCATTGATTGGCGCGGCACTGGTGGCTCCGGACCACGGGCACCTCAGGGAAGTACTCGACGCCGTGGAACGGTTCGTCGCTGCCCGGCCCGAGCTTGAGCTGCTCAGCGCCAGGCAGCGGGAAATCCACAGCGAGGACTAG
- a CDS encoding GGDEF domain-containing protein produces MILDAFSARMSLGVVTLTLFLLFSASYGKTRSPYTGWWALALFEFMLGNAGFLLNGTPHQVWANPLGNVLVVAGAFSIWAGARTLRDLRAAPWLLALGPLVTGVASTLEDPANNIWSGGAVYLAMITVGVGLAARDLWHFKPTHPQISKAMSIVAWFATLYFFARFIFYVTHGPDSTLFKGYFGAGPLGLVTTVLLVAASFTMTTLSNDQLIRGLRERASRDHLTGLLNRGTFMDLAGAELKRLRASGSGAAVVLADLDHFKAVNDEHGHRAGDAALKAFAEACRESVRSTDLVGRYGGEEFVLFLPGATQKRAEDIALEISKRMATMEVPGGGAFPTVSYGVTSSTPATADLTFMIEVADAALYSAKAQGRNRIVGANRLEAATIADEARS; encoded by the coding sequence GTGATACTCGATGCGTTTTCCGCCAGGATGTCCCTTGGAGTCGTTACCCTCACGCTTTTCCTGCTGTTCTCAGCCTCCTACGGCAAGACCAGGTCCCCCTACACGGGGTGGTGGGCGCTGGCCCTCTTCGAATTCATGCTCGGCAATGCCGGCTTCCTGCTGAACGGAACTCCGCACCAGGTGTGGGCCAACCCCCTCGGCAACGTGCTGGTGGTAGCCGGTGCGTTCAGCATCTGGGCAGGCGCCAGGACCTTGCGCGACCTCAGGGCAGCCCCCTGGCTGCTGGCTTTGGGGCCCCTGGTCACGGGGGTCGCTTCCACCCTGGAGGACCCGGCAAACAACATCTGGTCGGGTGGCGCAGTGTATCTGGCCATGATCACGGTTGGTGTTGGTCTGGCAGCCAGGGATCTCTGGCACTTCAAGCCCACCCATCCACAAATATCCAAGGCGATGTCGATCGTTGCCTGGTTCGCCACCCTGTACTTCTTTGCGCGGTTTATCTTCTACGTGACTCATGGTCCTGACAGCACCCTGTTCAAAGGCTATTTCGGTGCAGGACCGCTGGGCCTGGTGACCACTGTCCTGCTGGTCGCCGCCTCGTTCACCATGACGACGCTCAGCAACGATCAACTGATCAGGGGGCTCCGCGAACGGGCCAGCCGCGACCACCTCACCGGGCTCCTCAACCGGGGAACCTTCATGGACCTGGCAGGGGCGGAGCTCAAGCGCCTGCGCGCCAGTGGTTCGGGTGCCGCCGTCGTCCTTGCCGACTTGGACCACTTCAAAGCCGTCAATGACGAACACGGCCACCGCGCGGGAGATGCAGCACTGAAGGCCTTCGCGGAGGCCTGCCGGGAAAGCGTCAGGTCCACGGACCTGGTGGGGCGCTACGGCGGGGAAGAGTTTGTCCTCTTCCTGCCTGGTGCCACGCAGAAAAGGGCAGAAGACATTGCCCTCGAAATAAGCAAACGGATGGCCACCATGGAAGTGCCCGGAGGCGGCGCTTTCCCCACGGTCAGCTACGGAGTCACATCCAGCACTCCAGCTACCGCAGACCTCACCTTCATGATCGAAGTTGCGGACGCAGCCCTTTACAGCGCCAAAGCGCAGGGCAGGAACCGGATTGTCGGAGCCAACCGCCTTGAGGCGGCAACTATCGCGGATGAGGCACGATCATGA
- a CDS encoding putative bifunctional diguanylate cyclase/phosphodiesterase, which translates to MKQPRTAASHHPETDPITGLGNRLVLEDALRDAQAAASNGTSPAALLLLNLDGFKAVKSSVGHAAADLILQTVASRIRAAVQENDVVTRLGGDEFGILLPATPLARAVSAGNRILAAVEPEINLGSANVRCTASMGLRTADPSRTPAELLMEADLALGESKAEGRNKVRTFDPATLLARQLERQIVSELGHAIGSDQLVLFYQPIVELATGRLQGSEALVRWNHPERGLIMPDKFIPVAEATGLIAELGRWVLRNSVAQLAAWRRDPATAHHDFSMRINVSAPDLQSLEFVDDVREALSTAGLPPESLVLELTESAIIQNNELDRYTLMSLHRLGVGLEIDDFGTGYSSIGYLRKLPVDHVKVDREFVRDLGKDDTQLQFLAAIQNVIRSCGLDGIWEGIETAEQAEALRSIGCTSGQGYYFGRPVSGTEFTAQLKRQETWPA; encoded by the coding sequence TTGAAACAACCCCGCACGGCCGCGAGCCACCACCCTGAAACCGACCCTATAACGGGCCTCGGCAACCGGCTGGTGCTCGAGGACGCCTTGCGGGATGCCCAAGCGGCCGCGTCAAACGGAACATCGCCGGCTGCCCTGCTGCTGCTGAACCTGGACGGGTTCAAAGCCGTCAAAAGCTCGGTTGGCCACGCCGCCGCGGACCTTATCCTGCAGACCGTCGCCTCGCGTATCAGGGCGGCAGTGCAGGAGAACGACGTCGTCACCCGCCTGGGCGGCGACGAGTTCGGAATCCTTTTGCCGGCAACACCGCTGGCCCGGGCCGTGTCCGCGGGGAACCGCATCCTGGCTGCGGTCGAACCCGAGATCAATCTCGGCAGCGCGAACGTGCGCTGCACAGCGAGCATGGGGTTGAGGACCGCCGATCCCAGCCGCACCCCTGCCGAGCTGCTGATGGAAGCAGACCTTGCCCTGGGGGAGTCCAAAGCCGAGGGCCGGAACAAGGTCAGGACGTTCGATCCTGCCACCCTGCTGGCGCGCCAACTCGAGCGGCAGATCGTCAGCGAGCTGGGTCATGCCATCGGGTCGGACCAGCTTGTGCTCTTCTACCAGCCGATTGTGGAGCTGGCTACCGGCCGGCTCCAAGGCAGCGAGGCCTTGGTGCGGTGGAACCATCCCGAACGTGGACTCATCATGCCGGACAAGTTCATTCCCGTTGCCGAGGCCACGGGTTTGATTGCGGAACTGGGCCGTTGGGTGCTGCGCAATTCCGTGGCCCAGCTTGCCGCGTGGCGGCGCGACCCGGCCACCGCACACCACGATTTCTCCATGCGGATCAACGTATCGGCACCGGATCTGCAGAGCCTGGAGTTCGTCGATGATGTCCGGGAAGCCCTGTCCACGGCAGGCCTTCCGCCGGAGTCGCTGGTGCTGGAGCTGACAGAAAGCGCCATCATCCAGAACAACGAACTGGACCGCTACACGCTGATGAGCCTCCACCGGCTGGGTGTGGGCCTTGAGATAGATGACTTCGGCACCGGATACTCATCCATCGGCTACCTACGCAAGCTGCCGGTGGACCACGTCAAAGTGGACCGGGAGTTCGTCCGCGACCTGGGTAAGGACGACACCCAGTTGCAGTTCCTCGCCGCCATTCAGAACGTGATCCGCTCCTGCGGACTCGACGGCATCTGGGAGGGAATAGAGACCGCCGAACAGGCCGAAGCGCTGCGGAGCATCGGTTGCACCAGCGGGCAGGGCTATTACTTTGGCCGCCCGGTTTCCGGGACCGAGTTCACGGCACAGCTGAAGCGGCAGGAAACCTGGCCCGCTTAA